Proteins encoded within one genomic window of Lampris incognitus isolate fLamInc1 chromosome 1, fLamInc1.hap2, whole genome shotgun sequence:
- the hs3st1 gene encoding heparan sulfate glucosamine 3-O-sulfotransferase 1 → MAALLFGLLLFAMQSPPIPSRPTADRGSSSLPTTSPVAPSDHGATSHPNGTLQQLPKIIIIGVRKGGTRALIEMLSLHSAVAAAENEVHFFDWESHFQKGLPWYLSQMPYSFPDQLTVEKTPAYFTSSKVPKRIYRMNPDIKLLLILRDPTERVLSDYTQVFYNRLQKHKHYQPIESVLVKDGEINLGYKALNRSLYYMHMQNWLRYFPLESIHMVDGDELIRDPLPEMKRVERFLNLEPQINASNFYFNKTKGFYCLRDHGRERCLHDSKGRAHPHVAPTILQKLYQFFHEPNKKFFELVGRTFNWN, encoded by the coding sequence ATGGCAGCTTTGCTCTTCGGGCTGCTGCTTTTTGCAATGCAGTCCCCCCCTATCCCCTCCAGACCGACGGCTGATAGAGGGTCCTCGTCCCTTCCCACCACGTCCCCTGTGGCTCCCAGTGACCATGGGGCCACCAGCCACCCAAATGGGACCCTTCAGCAGCTCCCCAAGATTATAATCATTGGGGTGAGGAAGGGTGGGACGCGGGCGCTCATTGAGATGCTCAGCCTCCACAGCGCGGTGGCCGCAGCTGAGAATGAAGTGCACTtctttgactgggagagccatttCCAGAAAGGGTTGCCCTGGTATCTTAGCCAGATGCCTTACTCCTTCCCAGACCAGTTGACGGTGGAGAAGACCCCTGCTTACTTCACCTCCAGCAAAGTTCCCAAGCGCATCTACCGGATGAACCCAGATATCAAGCTGCTGCTCATACTAAGAGACCCCACGGAGCGGGTGCTGTCGGACTACACTCAGGTTTTCTACAACCGCCTCCAGAAGCACAAGCACTACCAGCCCATTGAGTCAGTGCTGGTGAAGGATGGAGAGATCAACCTGGGATACAAAGCTCTCAACCGCAGCCTGTACTACATGCACATGCAGAACTGGCTACGATATTTTCCGTTGGAGAGCATCCACATGGTGGATGGAGATGAACTGATCAGGGACCCCTTACCCGAGATGAAGAGAGTGGAGAGGTTTCTGAATCTGGAACCACAGATAAATGCCTCCAACTTTTACTTTAACAAGACCAAGGGATTCTACTGTTTGAGAGACCATGGGCGAGAACGCTGTTTACACGATTCAAAAGGCAGGGCTCACCCTCACGTCGCCCCCACCATCCTCCAAAAACTCTACCAGTTTTTTCATGAACCCAACAAGAAGTTCTTTGAGTTGGTGGGTCGAACATTCAACTGGAACTGA